The DNA segment TGTTTCCTTAAACCAACGGTTGAGTAATGATGAAGTCCTTGGTGTGTCTTACCAATTTACCGTAAATGGGAAAGTATATCAAGTTGGTGAATTCTCTAATGATGGAGTAGAAGCTACGGGTACTGGAAATACTGGTGACGGTGGCGGTGATCCAAATATTCCACCACAAGGAGGTATAGAAGGAGTGGCTCAAAACTTAGTGGTTAAAATGTTGAAAAGTAATATTACCAATGTTGAAGAACCGGTTTGGGACTTGATGATGAAAAACATCTACTCTATAGGTGCTTTTCAATTAGAGCAAGAAGATTTTAAAATGAATATTCTTTATACAGACCCTTCTCCGCTTAACTATATTACTGGTGTAGATGGAGTACCGTTACCCGAAGACGTTGAAAGCACGACGTTGCTTCGTGTCTTTAATTTAGATAGATTGAATTTTAACGGAGATCCACAACAAGGAGGAGATGGTTTCTTTGACTTTTTGCCCAATATTACAGTTGATACACAAAACGGTCAAATAATATTCACCTCGGTGGAACCTTTTGGTAAGTACTTATTCGACAAGTTAGACAATACACCAGGTGGTGTGGAAAATTATAATGTACCATCTACCTATAACGCCAATCAAAATAAATATGTGTTTAGAACTTTATATACTTCTACCAAAACACAAGCAGAACAAGAAGACAGTGATAAAAACAAGTTTCAGTTAAAAGGTAGTTATAAATCTACCGGAGCAGATGGTATCCCAATTGGAGCTTTTAATATCCCACAAGGTTCGGTTACAGTTACAGCTGGAGGGCGTGAATTAGTTGAAGGGGTAGATTACACCGTAAATTATCAACTTGGGAGGGTGCAAATTTTAGACCCATCATTATTGAACTCCAATACACCTATACAGATTTCTACAGAAAATAACACGCTTTTCGGGCAGCAGACTAAACGTTTTACAGGGTTAAATGTAGAGCATAAATTCAGTGATAAGTTTCAAGTTGGAGCTACGTATTTAAATTTGAACGAACGTCCTTTAACGCAAAAGTCTTCTTACAATGCAGAGCCTATTAATAATACTATTTTTGGGTTCAATGCAAATTATTCTACCGAAGTGCCATTCTTAACAAGGTTGGTAAACAAATTACCTAATATAGATACCGATGTAGAATCGAACGTTTCATTAAGAGGTGAATTTGCTTACTTGATGCCTGGAGCACCAAAAGTTTCAGACTTTGAAGGAAAAGCGACAGTTTATGTTGATGATTTTGAAGCTTCACAGACCGAGTTGGATATCAGTACACCAAATACTTGGTTCTTAGGAAGCACCCCAGTAAATTTTGGAGGTGAAATTTCAAACGAGTTATCTTATAATTACAATCGCGCAAAACTAGCTTGGTACACAATAGATCCTATATTTTATAGTAGCCAACGTCCAGATGGCATTACAGATGAAGACCTTTCATCACCTTTTACAAGAAGAGTTTTTAGGGATGAAATTTTCCCACAACAAGATATTATACAAGGGCAAACACAGGCTTTATTTTCTTTAGATTTAGCTTATTTTCCTTCAGAAAGAGGCCCCTATAACTTTAACCCACAAGCGGCAGGGGGGAATACATTACCAAACCCTCAAGATAGGTTTGCAGGTATTTCTAGGCAATTAACCACCACAGATTTTGAACGGTCCAATGTAGAGTATATCCAGTTTTGGGTTATGGATCCCTACATTTATGATGAAACTAGTGGGCAGACTGGTGGATCTATTAATTTTAACTTAGGTAATATTTCCGAGGATCTTTTAAAAGACGGAAGAAAACAATATGAAAACGGATTGCCTGAAAATGGTGGGGATGAGAATACGATACCTACCATTTTTGGAAAAGTACCAACTAACCAATCACTTGTTTATACATTTGATACTGAGGGACAACAGCGTACCAACCAAGATATAGGTTATGATGGACTTAATGATGCTGGTGAAGCTGCTAAGTTCACAGACTTCGGTAACTTGGCCGATCCGGCAAATGACAACTATCAATACTTTTTACAAGCAGATGGCGATGTAATCAACAGATACCGTCAATATAATGGTACAGAAGGGAACTCTCCTGTAGAAGTTACTGACGTTAACCGTGGTTCAACTACACAACCAGATGTTGAAGACATTAACCGTGACAACACCATGAATACGGTAGATGCTTATTTTGAATATAACGTTCCAGTATTTCCAGGGATGGACGCAAGTAACAACGATTATATTACCGATGTAAAGGAAATACAAGTAACCACACCTAACAACGAAACCATTGATGCTCGTTGGGTACAATTTAAAATACCAATTAGTGATCCAGACCAGGTCATTAATGGAATATCTGACTTTAGATCTATCCGTTTTATGCGAATGTATCTTTCACAATTCTCTGAAGCGACCGTACTTCGTTTTGGTACCCTAGAATTGGTACGTGGTGATTATAGAAGATATACTCAAACACTTGATTTAACTGGAGAAGACCCTGAAATGGATGATACTGTCTTTGAAAGTGAAGCAGTAAATATTGAAGAAAATGAAAATAGGCAGCCAATTCCTTATGTATTACCTCCTGGGGTGTTGCGTGAGCAATTAAATAATAACAACAACTTGATCCGTCAAAATGAGCAATCCCTTGCTTTACGGGTTAATGGATTGGAGCCTGGCGATGGTCGTGGAGTTTATAAAAATTTCAATGTAGATATGCGTCAGTATAAAAACTTAGAAATGTTTATCCACGCAGAGTCGTTACAGAATGAAGCAGCTTTAGCTGATGGCGAAATGGTTGCGTTTATGCGTTTGGGGAATGACCTTTCACAAAACTATTACGAAATTGAAATCCCGTTAAACCCAACCTCCTTTGGATCAACGTCTCGAGAAGAAATTTGGCCTGCCGCAAACCGAATAAACCTTCCATTGGCATTACTTCAAGAAGTAAAAACACGTGTATTGGGAGCAACAGAACCGCCTGAGGATCTAACGCAGCCTGTTTATTTTAATCAATCGGAACTCGATCCCAATTTCTCAGGTCCTGAAAATGAAATGCGTATTGGTATTAAAGGAAACCCGAGTTTTGGTAATGTACGTACCATCATGTTGGGTATGAAAAATAGAGAATCTAATACCAGTGATATTGCTGGAGAAGTTTGGTTTAACGAACTGCGTCTTTCTGATTTGAAAAATGAAGGCGGTTGGGCAGCAGTTGCTACGCTCGATGCGAATATGGCCGACTTTATGAATGTAAGTGCAACTGGGAGAAGAAGCACCGTTGGTTTTGGATCTGTAGAACAAGGACCAAACCAAAGAAGCCGTGAAGATATAAAGCAGTACGATGTTGTTACTAACTTTAACTTAGGACAATTACTTCCTGAGAAATGGGGTATTCAGTTGCCATTTAATTATGGTCGTTCTGAAGAATTGATTACGCCACAATACGACCCCGAATTTCAGGATATTGAATTAGACACTCGTCTTGATAATACCGACGATGAAGATGAGAAAGAAGATATTAGACAACGATCTGTAGACTATACTAAAAGACAAAGTATAAACTTTATAGGTGTTCGGAAAGATAGGACTGGTGATAAAAAACCTATGCCGTATGATATTGAAAACTTTACCTTCTCATATTCTTATAATCAAGTAGATCACCATGATTTTGAAATCGAAGATGCCTTGGATCAAAACGTAAGGTTAGGTGGAACTTATAATTATAATTTTGATCAAAAACCCTACGAACCTTTTAAAAAGAATGATTCTCTTTTTACCGGGAAGTATTGGCAGTTTTTGAAAGATTTTAATGTCAATTACAAACCAACAAATATTTCGGTAAGTTCAAATATAGTTCGTCAATACAATGAACAAAAATTTAGAGAATTGAATACGTTACCTGGAAACATTGGTATTCCTACATTATATCAACGTAATTTCTTGTTTAATTGGGAGTACACTATCAATTATAATTTAACTAAATCACTACGTTTCAACTTTACTTCATCAAACAACAGGCTTGTAACCAATTATTTGGACGATCAAGGTTTTTCAGATGATAGTATTGGTATATGGGATGGATTTTTCGATATTGGAGAGCCTAATCAACATTTTCAGTCTTTACAATTGAATTACGATTTACCTTTCGACAAATTTCCGTTCTTGAAATTTATTAGGGCAACCTATTCTTACACGGGTGATTTCCAATGGCAGGATGGTAGTGATCTCTTTAACAACATTTCAATACCAAATAATGATGGTTCGGGTAGTCAAGTGTATGATTTAGGAAATTCGGTGCAAAACGCAATGACGCATGCCATTAATTCTAATATTGATATGAGTGGCTTCTATCGTTATGTTGGTCTTACCAAGAAAACTAAAAGCAGCAATGAGGCCAACGCACGTAGTGCAAGACAGAACAGTGCCGCTGGCGGTAACAAGGCAGGATTGGGTAATGACAGAGAAGGCAAAGACAGGGAAGAACAAGAAGATAGAAATGCCCAGTTCACCAAAAGTGGCGATTCCAATGTTTTAGGTAACAACGGGAGCACTCAAACAGGTGGCGGTTCATTAAGTACTGGCGATAAAGCTGTTAATACTGTTATTGGCTTGGTTACTTCCATTAAGAAAATTAAGTTCAATTATCAAGAAAACCAAGGTATTTTCCTTCCAGGATATACTCAATCCATAGGTTTTATTGGTACGTTAAGGCCTACAACCGCTTTTACTTTCGGTAGCCAAGCTGAAATAAGAGAAGAAGCGGCACGCAAAGGGTGGCTTACGCTGTATCCGGAATTCAATGAGCAATATACTGAAGTGGAAAATAGGCAAATGGATATTCAGGTGAACCTAGAACCATTAAATGACCTTACCATAGATATTAACGGAAACCGTTTATATTCTGAAAATTATGCTGAAAATTATATAGTTGAAGATAATAGATACCGTTCATTAACGCCAAATACCTTCGGAAACTTTAATATATCTACCTTATTAATAAAAACAGCATTCAGTGCTAGTGACGAAAATAGTTCTGAAGCTTTTAATGACTTCAGAAGCAACAGACTTGTTATTGCAAACAGACTCGCTGAAGATTATTATGGCGGAGGAAATATTCCACGTGATCCTGATACAGGATATCCAATAGGTTTTGGCAGAACTAGTCAAGATGTATTGTTGCCAGCGTTTCTAGCAGCTTATAAAGGGAGCGATGCTTCTAGCGAAAAGAAAGGGTTTTTAAGAGACATACCGCTACCTAACTGGGATATTAAATATACAGGGTTAATGAACTTAGATTGGTTCAAAAAACGATTTAAACGTTTTTCATTACAACATGGTTATAGAGCTGGTTACACGGTAAATCAATTTCAAACCAATTTAGATTATGATCGCTTTAATCCAGATGCGGTAGACCAAGCAGGGAACTTTAAAAGTGAGACTTTGTTGAGTAATGTAAATCTTACCGAACAATTTTCACCATTATTACGTGTAGATTTTGAGATGAAAAACTCTATAAAGATTCTTGCCGAATACAGAAAAGACAGGGCACTATCTTTGAGTTTTGCAAACAACTTACTTACCGAAATACAAGGAGATGAAATTATTCTTGGTTTAGGCTATAGATTGAAAGACCTTACTATTGGGACTAATTTTGGTGGAAAAAAGAAAATACTTAAAAGTGATTTAAACTTTAAAGTAGATCTTTCTAGAAGGGATAACAAGACTATTATTCGCTACTTAGATATTGAAAATAACCAAACAACCGCAGGGCAGACCATATATGGACTTCAGTTTTCTGCAGATTATGCGTTGAGTAAAAATTTGACAGCATTATTTTATTACGATCATACGTTCTCAGAATATGCCATCTCAACAGCATTCCCACAAACGACAATTAGAAGCGGTATAACCCTTCGGTATAACTTCGGAAACTAAACTACAAAATAAACTTTTTAAGAATTATATATTATGAATATACCAGCAGACCTAAAATACACCAAAGACCACGAATGGATAAAAATTGAAGGCGATGTAGCAACGGTTGGAGTAACCGATTTTGCCCAAGGCGAATTGGGTGACATTGTCTATGTGGAAGTAGAAACTGTAGATGAAACTATGGAAAGGGAAGAGGTTTTCGGAACTGTAGAGGCTGTCAAAACTGTTTCTGACCTTTTTTTACCGCTTTCAGGAGAAATTATTGAGTTTAATAAAAACCTAGAAGAAGAGCCCGAAAAAGTGAATTCTGATCCATACGGCGAAGGATGGATGATAAAAATTAAACTATCAAACCCTGATGAGGTTGAAGATTTATTAGATGCAGCAGCTTATCAAGAGATTATCGGAGCCTAAAGTCCTTGGCATACTGGCCATAACATATACAACTTTCATAACCATTATGTTGTTGGTGCCTTCACAAGGTTTATTGCCTCAACAAGATGGAATACCGTATGACAAAGCCGCCCATGTAATTATTAATTGCATTTTAATAGTGTTTTGGCTTTTGTTTTTTTATATAAAGGAAAACAAAATGATGGCTGTAATAACTATATATGCAGTTTTTGGCTTTTGTTTGCTCTATGGCATAATAATTGAAGCTTTACAATATATGTTTACAACCTATAGACAAGCAGATATGCTTGACGTAGTGGCAAATGCAATAGGACTACTTATAGGTGTTGGCCTTTTTAGAAAGGTAAAAGACAAAATTTACAACTAAATAGTATTTTAGTTTTCAATTGAACTAGAATTTCTATATTTTAGCAATATAATAAATACTCTATTATGGAACCGAAGAAAAACCCTAAAGCGAACATGAATCGCAAAAGCACATTGTTCTTTCAAATAGGAATGATTTTGATGCTTTTGTTGGCATGGCAAGCTATTGAATGGAAAACGTACGATAAATCAGATTTAGATGCCGGAATGGTTGATGTAGGTGATGATCTTGAAGAAGAAGTGCCAATTACCCAACAATTAACACCTCCACCACCGCCACCGCCACCACCACCAGCACCTGAGGTAATAGAAGTGGTAGAAGATGAAGAAGAAGTGGAAGAAACCATAATAGAATCTACCGAAGCAAGTCAAGAAGAAGATATTGTTGAGGTAGAAGAAATTGTAGAAGAAGAAGTAGAAGAAGAAATTGCTGATGTACCCTTTGCCGTTATTGAAAACGTGCCAATCTACCCAGGTTGTGAAAACGAGAGTGGTAATAATGCCAAGAAAAGATGTATGTCGGAAAAAGTACAAAAATTTGTACAGAAAAAATTCGACACAGAACTTGCTAACGATTTAGGATTGGACGGAAAACAACGTATTTTTGTTCAGTTTAAAATTAACAAGAGTGGAGATATAGTAGATGTACGTGCACGTGCTCCGCATCCAAGATTAGAAAGGGAAGCAGTTGATGTTGTAAAGTCATTACCTCAAATGACACCTGGAAAACAAAGAGGAAAAGCAGTTGGGGTAT comes from the Marixanthomonas ophiurae genome and includes:
- the sov gene encoding T9SS outer membrane translocon Sov/SprA, which gives rise to MGAKNYNYIHKFCRLLLIIGAVFATTATAFSQDSTKTGYVEGRIDLPQPTSIEDLYTYDPVTDRYIYTRTLGSFKISYPIILTPEEYQQLILEQDMKSYFKEKIDAADGRKEGSEEAQKNLLPTFYVNSNFFESIFGGNTIEVIPQGSVEIDLGLLYTKQDNPSFSPRNRSNLSFDFDQRISLSLLGKVGERLQITANYDTQSTFDFQNQIKLEYTPTEDDIIQKIEVGNVSMPLNSSLIQGAQSLFGVKTQLQFGKTTITGVFSEQKSETRTVTAEGGATVTDYELFASEYDENRHFFLAHYFRDNYDRTLEQYPFINSNVQVTRVEVWITNRNNNTENVRNIVALQDIGESNSENIGLTVPPGGFINKPRNSFPDNSNNDFNPFGINDPSVPSVLNSAIRDVATVQSGFGGVPVQQGVDYVVQENVRKLQPSEYTLHPQLGYVSLNQRLSNDEVLGVSYQFTVNGKVYQVGEFSNDGVEATGTGNTGDGGGDPNIPPQGGIEGVAQNLVVKMLKSNITNVEEPVWDLMMKNIYSIGAFQLEQEDFKMNILYTDPSPLNYITGVDGVPLPEDVESTTLLRVFNLDRLNFNGDPQQGGDGFFDFLPNITVDTQNGQIIFTSVEPFGKYLFDKLDNTPGGVENYNVPSTYNANQNKYVFRTLYTSTKTQAEQEDSDKNKFQLKGSYKSTGADGIPIGAFNIPQGSVTVTAGGRELVEGVDYTVNYQLGRVQILDPSLLNSNTPIQISTENNTLFGQQTKRFTGLNVEHKFSDKFQVGATYLNLNERPLTQKSSYNAEPINNTIFGFNANYSTEVPFLTRLVNKLPNIDTDVESNVSLRGEFAYLMPGAPKVSDFEGKATVYVDDFEASQTELDISTPNTWFLGSTPVNFGGEISNELSYNYNRAKLAWYTIDPIFYSSQRPDGITDEDLSSPFTRRVFRDEIFPQQDIIQGQTQALFSLDLAYFPSERGPYNFNPQAAGGNTLPNPQDRFAGISRQLTTTDFERSNVEYIQFWVMDPYIYDETSGQTGGSINFNLGNISEDLLKDGRKQYENGLPENGGDENTIPTIFGKVPTNQSLVYTFDTEGQQRTNQDIGYDGLNDAGEAAKFTDFGNLADPANDNYQYFLQADGDVINRYRQYNGTEGNSPVEVTDVNRGSTTQPDVEDINRDNTMNTVDAYFEYNVPVFPGMDASNNDYITDVKEIQVTTPNNETIDARWVQFKIPISDPDQVINGISDFRSIRFMRMYLSQFSEATVLRFGTLELVRGDYRRYTQTLDLTGEDPEMDDTVFESEAVNIEENENRQPIPYVLPPGVLREQLNNNNNLIRQNEQSLALRVNGLEPGDGRGVYKNFNVDMRQYKNLEMFIHAESLQNEAALADGEMVAFMRLGNDLSQNYYEIEIPLNPTSFGSTSREEIWPAANRINLPLALLQEVKTRVLGATEPPEDLTQPVYFNQSELDPNFSGPENEMRIGIKGNPSFGNVRTIMLGMKNRESNTSDIAGEVWFNELRLSDLKNEGGWAAVATLDANMADFMNVSATGRRSTVGFGSVEQGPNQRSREDIKQYDVVTNFNLGQLLPEKWGIQLPFNYGRSEELITPQYDPEFQDIELDTRLDNTDDEDEKEDIRQRSVDYTKRQSINFIGVRKDRTGDKKPMPYDIENFTFSYSYNQVDHHDFEIEDALDQNVRLGGTYNYNFDQKPYEPFKKNDSLFTGKYWQFLKDFNVNYKPTNISVSSNIVRQYNEQKFRELNTLPGNIGIPTLYQRNFLFNWEYTINYNLTKSLRFNFTSSNNRLVTNYLDDQGFSDDSIGIWDGFFDIGEPNQHFQSLQLNYDLPFDKFPFLKFIRATYSYTGDFQWQDGSDLFNNISIPNNDGSGSQVYDLGNSVQNAMTHAINSNIDMSGFYRYVGLTKKTKSSNEANARSARQNSAAGGNKAGLGNDREGKDREEQEDRNAQFTKSGDSNVLGNNGSTQTGGGSLSTGDKAVNTVIGLVTSIKKIKFNYQENQGIFLPGYTQSIGFIGTLRPTTAFTFGSQAEIREEAARKGWLTLYPEFNEQYTEVENRQMDIQVNLEPLNDLTIDINGNRLYSENYAENYIVEDNRYRSLTPNTFGNFNISTLLIKTAFSASDENSSEAFNDFRSNRLVIANRLAEDYYGGGNIPRDPDTGYPIGFGRTSQDVLLPAFLAAYKGSDASSEKKGFLRDIPLPNWDIKYTGLMNLDWFKKRFKRFSLQHGYRAGYTVNQFQTNLDYDRFNPDAVDQAGNFKSETLLSNVNLTEQFSPLLRVDFEMKNSIKILAEYRKDRALSLSFANNLLTEIQGDEIILGLGYRLKDLTIGTNFGGKKKILKSDLNFKVDLSRRDNKTIIRYLDIENNQTTAGQTIYGLQFSADYALSKNLTALFYYDHTFSEYAISTAFPQTTIRSGITLRYNFGN
- a CDS encoding VanZ family protein, with protein sequence MQQLIKRLSEPKVLGILAITYTTFITIMLLVPSQGLLPQQDGIPYDKAAHVIINCILIVFWLLFFYIKENKMMAVITIYAVFGFCLLYGIIIEALQYMFTTYRQADMLDVVANAIGLLIGVGLFRKVKDKIYN
- a CDS encoding energy transducer TonB produces the protein MEPKKNPKANMNRKSTLFFQIGMILMLLLAWQAIEWKTYDKSDLDAGMVDVGDDLEEEVPITQQLTPPPPPPPPPPAPEVIEVVEDEEEVEETIIESTEASQEEDIVEVEEIVEEEVEEEIADVPFAVIENVPIYPGCENESGNNAKKRCMSEKVQKFVQKKFDTELANDLGLDGKQRIFVQFKINKSGDIVDVRARAPHPRLEREAVDVVKSLPQMTPGKQRGKAVGVLYSLPILFQVQN
- the gcvH gene encoding glycine cleavage system protein GcvH, whose translation is MNIPADLKYTKDHEWIKIEGDVATVGVTDFAQGELGDIVYVEVETVDETMEREEVFGTVEAVKTVSDLFLPLSGEIIEFNKNLEEEPEKVNSDPYGEGWMIKIKLSNPDEVEDLLDAAAYQEIIGA